A single window of Gambusia affinis linkage group LG18, SWU_Gaff_1.0, whole genome shotgun sequence DNA harbors:
- the LOC122821077 gene encoding ladderlectin-like, whose product MKSLAGFLLLFSIMEKYSVVHGDEQVHLFRRTVECPTGWTAIKDRCFSFVAIAKTWAAAEKHCLSLGANLASVHSKEDYQEIQTLIFKAANKIITAWIGGSDAQEDNIWFWSDGSPVTFTNWCPGQPNGLIRQNCIQMNYSKKLCWDDVKCSLKLPSVCVKKNSPPTEAAA is encoded by the exons ATGAAGTCGTTGGCTGGGTTCCTCCTTCTGTTCTCCATCATGGAGAAATACTCAGTGGTACATGGTGACG AACAAGTTCATTTGTTCAGGAGAACTGTTGAGTGTCCCACTGGATGGACTGCAATCAAAGATCgctgtttcagttttgttgctATTGCCAAGACTTGGGCTGCAGCTGAG AAACACTGTCTGTCCTTGGGGGCAAACCTTGCATCAGTTCACAGCAAAGAGGATTACCAAGAGATTCAGACTCTGATATTTAAGGCAGCTAATAAGATCATTACAGCGTGGATCGGAGGCTCTGATGCACAGGAG GATAACATTTGGTTTTGGAGCGATGGATCCCCTGTGACCTTCACCAACTGGTGTCCAGGACAACCTAACGGACTTATCCGCCAGAACTGCATTCAGATGAACTATTCAA AAAAACTGTGCTGGGATGACGTGAAGTGTTCTCTTAAGCTGCCGTCTGTCTGCGTCAAGAAAAACTCACCACCCACAGAGGCTGCGGCTTAA